A DNA window from Ipomoea triloba cultivar NCNSP0323 chromosome 10, ASM357664v1 contains the following coding sequences:
- the LOC116033218 gene encoding formin-like protein 20 translates to MADQNEKPPTNQQQQHIDRKRKDVATSSNNNDDNNKATRINPEHEDMLDLSLWSPNHSATPPSSSSSPPDQLPHSITTPSPSQWQLSLSPLSSSPEEPSEPSGAHPPPPPPPPPPSAHPPNPSPSSSPPEGAGERERDGSSEGENDNDNDSDSETIVPPYAWATDRPAIVHTLDHLLSNLQIEKIKGGVKCKRCECEYEMDFDLRDKFSQLEVLIWENKDGMYERAPEVWKTPILPKCRYCHQENSAKPVISRSKKAINWLFLLLGQLLGCCTLDQLKYFCQHTKNHRTGAKDRLLYLVYLTLCKQLRPNDPNFDR, encoded by the coding sequence ATGGCTGACCAAAACGAAAAGCCGCCCACCAACCAGCAGCAACAGCACATTGACAGAAAGAGGAAAGATGTAGCCACGAGCAGCAACAACAACGATGACAATAACAAAGCCACTCGGATCAATCCCGAACACGAAGACATGCTTGATCTTTCCTTGTGGTCTCCGAACCACTCTGCAACTCCTCCGTCCTCGTCCTCGTCCCCACCAGATCAGCTCCCACACTCTATCACTACTCCATCCCCATCTCAATGGCAACTAAGTTTGTCTCCGCTATCCTCCTCCCCCGAGGAGCCAAGTGAGCCAAGTGGGGCCCACCCACCACCgcctccaccaccaccgcccCCAAGTGCCCACCCTCCAAACCCCTCACCATCCTCCTCCCCGCCCGAGGGGGCgggggagagggagagggatgGTAGTAGTGAGGGCGAAAACGACAACGACAATGACAGCGACAGCGAAACTATCGTCCCGCCTTATGCCTGGGCCACGGACAGGCCTGCCATAGTACACACTCTAGACCACCTCCTATCCAACCTGCAGATCGAGAAGATCAAGGGCGGAGTGAAGTGCAAGAGGTGCGAGTGCGAATACGAAATGGATTTCGACTTGAGAGACAAGTTCTCACAATTGGAGGTGTTGATATGGGAAAACAAAGACGGAATGTACGAGCGCGCGCCCGAAGTTTGGAAGACCCCGATTCTCCCCAAGTGCCGCTACTGCCACCAAGAAAACAGCGCAAAACCCGTCATAAGTCGCAGTAAGAAAGCCATAAACTGGCTCTTCTTGCTACTGGGGCAGCTGCTTGGGTGTTGCACACTGGATCAACTCAAGTATTTCTGCCAACACACAAAGAATCACAGGACTGGTGCCAAGGATAGGCTGCTTTATCTGGTGTACCTCACTTTGTGCAAGCAGCTTCGCCCAAACGATCCTAATTTTGATCgctag
- the LOC116031699 gene encoding protein WHAT'S THIS FACTOR 1, chloroplastic, with translation MLTLPVRLLPFPSNSHLTPLHSSFLPGRSKEWCLVDAMALRPKTTVSVRSSTVRASSGPFKLVRDRSLDRHVVKSNKIRFIQKLKTLLLSKPKHFLPLKVIYKCRAYLALSKTHSILSMIHRYPTIFEFFTIPTPPTPLNATKPLSQLCVRLTPAAAALAVREYELKSKMSVLLAAKLQKLLMLSSHRRILLSKLVHIGPDLGLPVNFRSRLCNEFPERFKVVDTSYGRALELVSWDSSLARPLPSREVDSASLGLIVDRPLRFKHLRLRKGINLKRRHQDYLMKFNELPDVCPYRSRVKDFPKESIEEEKRACAVVREVLGMMVEKRTLVDHLTHFRKDFGLPNKLRAMLVRHPELFYVSLKGLRHSVFLVEGYDDGRLKEKDELLVIKDKFMQLVREGKQLRREKRKAYAKGKAIELSTSADSNEEEVDDDFDVSYDGLDDLFELDDLGSEDDTDKEEFGSEDDSGMEEESQFWTTEGVVFPVSEDAGGTASMPW, from the coding sequence ATGCTCACGCTACCAGTAAGACTACTTCCATTCCCAAGCAACTCGCATTTGACTCCTCTCCACTCCAGTTTCCTGCCGGGGCGAAGCAAAGAGTGGTGTCTTGTGGATGCTATGGCGCTCAGACCCAAAACAACAGTGTCTGTTAGGAGTTCGACTGTTCGTGCTTCTTCTGGTCCTTTCAAGCTAGTGCGTGATCGATCGTTGGATAGGCATGTTGTAAAGAGCAACAAAATCCGCTTCATTCAGAAGCTAAAGACGCTGCTCCTTTCGAAACCCAAACATTTCTTGCCCCTTAAAGTTATTTATAAGTGTCGTGCCTATCTGGCTCTGTCCAAAACCCACTCTATACTTTCCATGATCCATCGTTATCCTACCATTTTCGAGTTTTTCACTATCCCCACACCTCCAACTCCATTGAATGCCACCAAACCACTCTCCCAGCTATGCGTTAGGCTCACTCCAGCTGCAGCTGCTCTTGCTGTTAGAGAATATGAACTGAAGTCCAAAATGTCAGTTTTGTTAGCTGCCAAACTCCAGAAGCTTTTAATGCTCTCATCGCACCGTAGGATTTTGTTATCCAAGCTCGTCCACATTGGTCCTGATCTTGGCTTGCCTGTTAATTTCCGCTCTCGCCTCTGCAATGAATTCCCGGAGAGATTCAAAGTTGTGGACACTTCGTATGGAAGGGCTCTTGAGCTTGTTTCTTGGGATTCAAGTTTGGCTCGTCCTTTACCCTCGCGCGAAGTTGACTCTGCTTCACTTGGGCTGATTGTCGATAGACCGCTGAGATTTAAACATTTGAGGCTCAGAAAGGGGATCAATTTGAAGAGACGGCATCAGGATTATCTCATGAAGTTCAATGAACTCCCGGATGTGTGTCCGTATAGATCAAGAGTGAAGGATTTCCCCAAGGAGTCCATTGAAGAGGAGAAAAGGGCGTGTGCGGTTGTGAGGGAGGTGTTAGGCATGATGGTCGAGAAGAGGACTCTGGTAGACCACTTGACGCATTTCAGGAAGGACTTCGGGTTGCCAAACAAGTTGAGGGCAATGCTGGTGAGGCACCCCGAGTTGTTCTATGTGAGTTTGAAGGGGCTGAGGCACTCTGTGTTTCTGGTTGAAGGCTATGATGATGGTAGGCTTAAGGAGAAGGATGAGCTACTGGTTATCAAAGATAAGTTTATGCAGCTGGTTAGGGAAGGGAAGCAATTGAGAAGAGAGAAGAGGAAGGCATATGCTAAAGGCAAAGCCATTGAGCTCAGCACAAGCGCTGATTCGAATGAGGAGGAAGTTGATGATGACTTCGATGTCTCTTATGATGGCTTAGATGATTTATTCGAGCTCGATGATCTTGGCTCCGAAGATGATACAGACAAAGAAGAGTTTGGTTCTGAAGATGATTCAGGAATGGAGGAGGAAAGCCAGTTTTGGACAACTGAGGGTGTTGTTTTTCCTGTGAGTGAGGATGCTGGAGGTACTGCTTCTATGCCTTGGTAG
- the LOC116033219 gene encoding uncharacterized protein LOC116033219 produces the protein MGVFLLPVGLCKEIEKVMNSFWWKGGKRENKGIHWKSWDKLCHPKKWGGMGFRSLRDFNLAMLSKQSWRLINNQTSLAAQIFRARYYPNSSFLEAKLGTNSSFIWSSLVQTQDIIRKHSKWRVGNGSNINIWTEDWLPDKQNPKVCSFPYPLMEDAKVADLIVPGQNRWDEEMVRIIFSERDANLIMSIPLPKQQSGDKVI, from the coding sequence ATGGGTGTGTTTCTCCTGCCAGTGGGGTTGTGTAAGGAAATTGAAAAAGTCATGAATTCTTTTTGGTGGAAGGGGGGTAAGAGGGAGAATAAGGGCATTCATTGGAAATCCTGGGATAAACTTTGTCATCCTAAGAAGTGGGGTGGGATGGGTTTTAGAAGCTTAAGGGACTTCAATTTGGCTATGTTGTCTAAACAATCCTGGAGACTTATAAACAATCAAACATCCTTAGCAGCACAAATTTTTAGGGCAAGATATTACCCTAACTCTTCTTTCCTGGAAGCGAAACTTGGCACAAATTCCTCTTTTATTTGGAGTAGTCTTGTTCAAACTCAAGACATCATCAGAAAGCATAGCAAGTGGAGAGTGGGCAATGGTTCTAATATAAATATCTGGACAGAGGATTGGCTCCCGGATAAACAAAATCCAAAAGTGTGTTCTTTCCCTTACCCACTAATGGAAGATGCAAAAGTTGCAGATCTTATTGTACCAGGTCAGAATAGGTGGGATGAAGAAATGGTCAGAATTATTTTCTCTGAAAGGGATGCTAACCTGATTATGAGTATCCCTTTACCCAAGCAGCAGAGTGGTGACAAGGTTATCTAG